The Dendropsophus ebraccatus isolate aDenEbr1 chromosome 10, aDenEbr1.pat, whole genome shotgun sequence genome has a segment encoding these proteins:
- the PTRH1 gene encoding peptidyl-tRNA hydrolase, with the protein MLQSVRALWCLGSGRCMSQAAGGGPGRGQRFMVVGLGNHGMSGTRHSVGMTAINQLAQRLNVVDQWKTDRRTGADLVTAQLDGAHLVLIKPRQFMNVNGTSVANAAGKFRLTAENIYLLHDELDKPLGKVTLKLGGSARGHNGVRSCIDHLKSDTMIRLLIGIGRPADKSSVTPYVLGRFTKSEQEMLSPVLEKGLDLLLGHIQKRTQVNSTMADTKSMEKRV; encoded by the exons ATGCTGCAGTCGGTGAGAGCCCTGTGGTGTCTCGGTTCGGGCCGGTGTATGAGTCAGGCAGCCGGGGGAGGTCCGGGTAGGGGGCAGCGCTTCATG GTGGTCGGTCTTGGCAATCATGGCATGTCTGGCACTAGACACAGTGTGGGCATGACGGCTATCAACCAACTGGCACAGAGGCTAAATGTGGTTGATCAGTGGAAGACGGACAGGAGGACAGGAGCAGATTTGGTAACGGCCCAGCTTGATGGCGCCCACCTGGTCCTGATCAAACCGCGTCAGTTCATGAATGTTAATGGGACGAGTGTGGCCAATGCAG ctGGAAAGTTCCGCCTGACCGCAGAGAACATCTATCTACTGCACGATGAGCTGGACAAACCTCTAGGGAAGGTGACACTGAAGCTCGGAGGAAGCGCAAG GGGCCACAATGGTGTCCGTTCCTGCATTGACCACCTAAAATCAGAC ACGATGATCAGGCTCTTGATCGGTATCGGTCGGCCGGCTGACAAGTCTTCAGTGACCCCTTACGTACTTGGACGCTTTACGAAGAGTGAGCAGGAGATGTTGTCCCCGGTTCTGGAGAAGGGTCTGGACTTGTTACTTGGACACATCCAAAAAAGAACTCAGGTGAATAGTACTATGGCAGACACTAAATCGATGGAGAAGAGAGTATGA